From one Acidobacteriota bacterium genomic stretch:
- a CDS encoding MarR family transcriptional regulator produces MSNPPHRSESSPQPADQALVSLRRIVKVVDAHARELARHTHLTPSQMLVLKELADAGSAQPGELARIASLKQATISILLDRLQERGFVSRARGEADRRTVHVEITSAGRRVLAGAPDLLQAEFGERFGQLPEWEQAYINAALARLVALLGAGTIDASPVLDIGQLNDLPPPSGS; encoded by the coding sequence ATGTCCAACCCGCCCCACCGCTCCGAATCATCACCGCAGCCGGCCGACCAGGCGCTCGTATCGCTTCGGCGCATCGTCAAAGTAGTCGATGCCCACGCCCGCGAACTGGCGCGCCATACACATCTGACGCCTTCACAGATGCTGGTTCTGAAGGAACTCGCGGACGCCGGATCGGCACAACCGGGCGAATTGGCCCGCATCGCCAGTCTAAAACAGGCGACCATCTCGATCCTGCTTGATCGATTGCAGGAGCGCGGTTTCGTCAGCCGGGCGCGCGGCGAGGCGGACCGGCGCACGGTGCACGTCGAAATAACATCAGCAGGCCGCCGCGTTCTCGCCGGCGCACCGGACCTGCTGCAAGCGGAATTCGGCGAGCGCTTCGGTCAACTTCCGGAATGGGAACAGGCGTACATCAATGCGGCGCTGGCCCGGCTCGTCGCGCTGCTCGGCGCCGGTACAATCGACGCGTCGCCCGTGCTCGATATCGGCCAGTTGAACGACTTGCCGCCGCCCAGCGGCAGCTGA